tttatatttaataattattgtatgagtttatttgattttatttgatatttaccaTATAATCTTATTTAAATGTGTATTTCATTACATATGTTgattgatttatgattttaaaattgtatttaaCAAGGAATTAATAGTCATCAATGTAGTCTACAAAAGATctattctgatataaaattaattatttatgatataaaattctaaaaacacaaggtaaaatttttttgtatgaggttaaatatcatttaaattgAATGTTAtgagttatattttattatcaatattattatttcattagttTTGATATAGTTTTGATTAGTTAGTAACgagtattttaaattgataattatttgtcATTAGTGTGCTTCACTCatgtaaattatgatttatattgataaaattcataatttgattgataaaatCAACagcttgaattttaatttggaaaacaattttgaaattaagttATATAagttcttaattaatttattcgtcAAAAGATTAAACCAACGTAAATTacaaaatgattcaaaatattttttgagaaaatcaaatttttattataaattggTATTTACGTGATTCATGCCAGTAGCTACAACTGTTTATGTGaccaataaattttatttcgaaCCAAAATGTTTAATGAGGCGAATCAAAGAACACATATCAAACAATGGCAACAATCTGATACTACTCTCTGAATGACCTCTTAGAAACAAATATTCTTATAAGGAACAATGAAAATGAAACACAAAAATCTGCCAACACAGAGCTGAACTACTAATTTATCCGCTGAGATCTTTATTTGAGACTGGTTTTTCAAGAAATAGAATTCCTCCACCTTCTTGGTGCCTTTCTTTGTTCTGGATTTGGTCCCTGATCAGCTCCATCATCACCATTTTCTGCAATCTTTGCAAGTTTGCTCAGTTTCTTCCATCCAATGCTCCATGATGAGCTTGATTTTGGCTTGGTCACCTTATCTAACTGCCTTTGCAACGTTTCCATGTCATTTTGTAGTTCTAAGTACTTGGCCTTCACAGTCTCAAGTTCGAATTTAAGTGTGTTGATGTCCTTTTTTGCTGCAGTCCATCCTTCTTGGAAGGATTGCGGTGTTGCTTCGAGTAGAGATTTTCTGTTCGATATCAAGCGCTGGTATTGGGATTCACCGGCTTCTTTTAAAGTGTTGTTGGCTAAGGCAT
The Primulina huaijiensis isolate GDHJ02 unplaced genomic scaffold, ASM1229523v2 scaffold1213, whole genome shotgun sequence genome window above contains:
- the LOC140965702 gene encoding root phototropism protein 3-like, which encodes MMELNANPNAKMRVARLVDSYLTEVSRDRNLSLTKFQVLAEALPDFARICDDGLYRAVDSYLKAHPTLTEHERKRLCRVVDCQKLSIDACMHAAQNERLPLRVVVQVLFSEQVKISNALANNTLKEAGESQYQRLISNRKSLLEATPQSFQEGWTAAKKDINTLKFELETVKAKYLELQNDMETLQRQLDKVTKPKSSSSWSIGWKKLSKLAKIAENGDDGADQGPNPEQRKAPRRWRNSIS